ATTATGTGTGATGTTAATAAGGAAGTAAAGATCAATAGATTGGGCACGTTATACGGTATTGGAATTGGCCCTGGCGATCCTGAGCTTGTAACCCTGAAAGCATTGAAGATATTAAAGATGGTGGATATAATATTTGCTCCAAAGGCGAGCACAAAATCTTCATCTATTGCAAGGGAGATAGTTGAGAGGCTTGTTGATGCCGCTTCTATAGAGGAGCTAGTTTTTCCAATGACAAGGGATAAAGATGAACTGCACAGGTTCTGGGGGTTATCAGCACACAGGGTCTACAGTGCGCTCTCCTCAGGAAGGGATGCGGCCTTTATAACCCTGGGTGATCCGTTGATTTATAGCACTTACAGCTATCTCTTGCGTTATCTCAGAAGAGAAGATGAGGATCTGCATATAGTAACCATACCTGGGATAAGCGCAATAAACGCTGCTGCATCCGCAATGGAGATACCCATAGCAGAGGGAGATGAGAGATTTGTTATAATGCCTCTTCCTAAAGAGATGGAGGAGCTGAAAGATGCATTAAGAAATTTTGATACTGTTATCATTTTAAAAATTGGTAAAGACCTGGAGAGATTAAAAAATTTTCTGATGGATGAGGGGCTGGGTGAGTCATCATATTTTATCAATCGAATAGGTACAGATGAGGAGTATTATGCCAAGGGGATGTCTCTATTAAAACAAGACGCCTCTGGTTATCTCTCAACCATGATAATAAGGACTGGGACATAACGCTGTGCCGAACATTTTTATTGCAAACGTCCGTAGGGGCGAACGGACCTCTGCTGAGGTTGTTTCTCAGACAAATAGTAGCGGCGAACGGCCGTTCGCCCCTACATCGCCCCAAAATAATGAGGATAAATATATATGAACAATTCAATTGTTAAAGTATACTTTATAGGCGCAGGTCCTGGGGATCCTGAGCTTATAACTGTGAAGGGGAAGAGAATCGTTGAGGAGGCTGATATTATTATCTATGCAGGTTCGCTTGTAAACAGAAGAGTTCTGGAATATGCTAAAGATAGCGCGCAGTTCTTTGACTCTGCAGGCATGAACCTGGATGAGGTGCTAAAGGTCATAGATGATAATAGAAAGAGCTCAAGTATAATTGCGAGAGTACATAGCGGAGATCCTTCAATATATGGGGCTATTCAGGAACAGATAGAGTGGTGTGAGAAACAAGGGATTAGCTATGAGGTTATACCAGGAGTAAGTTCTCTCTTTGGCGCTTCTGCCTCTCTTCATCAGGAACTGACCCTTCCTGGGGTGAGTCAGACGGTAATTGTGACAAGGATTAGCGGAAGGACAAAAGTACCCTTACGCGAGAGCATAAGGGAGATCTCAAAGATAGGCGCAACCCTTGCAATATTTTTGAGCATCAATAGGATTGAAGATGTGGTTAAGGACCTGCTCAATGGATATGCAAAAAATACTCCTGCTGCTGTTGTTTACAGAGCAACATGGCCTGAGGAGATGATAATAAGAGGCACCCTGGAGGACATTGCTGATAAGGTAAAGGCAGAATCGATTGACAGGCAGGCATTGATCTTTGTTGGGGATGTGCTAAATAGAAGGGGTTTTGAGTTAAGCAAGCTGTACCATAAAGATTTCACTCATTCCCTGAGAGAGGCAAAATCAGAATAATGAAGATAGCAATTATTGCAATCAATCATAAAGGGAGGGAGCTTGCAGACAGGCTGAAGAAGGGATTCAGCGACGCAGCAATAATAAGCCCCAAAAAAAAAGATTATGAATCTGAAGGCACTTTGCCTGATATAATGGGCGAACTCTTTAAAACATACGATGGAATTATATTCATTGCAGCTCTTGGAATCGTTGTGCGCCTTATAAGCCCGCATATAAAGGATAAATATACTGATCC
This is a stretch of genomic DNA from Spirochaetota bacterium. It encodes these proteins:
- the cobM gene encoding precorrin-4 C(11)-methyltransferase gives rise to the protein MNNSIVKVYFIGAGPGDPELITVKGKRIVEEADIIIYAGSLVNRRVLEYAKDSAQFFDSAGMNLDEVLKVIDDNRKSSSIIARVHSGDPSIYGAIQEQIEWCEKQGISYEVIPGVSSLFGASASLHQELTLPGVSQTVIVTRISGRTKVPLRESIREISKIGATLAIFLSINRIEDVVKDLLNGYAKNTPAAVVYRATWPEEMIIRGTLEDIADKVKAESIDRQALIFVGDVLNRRGFELSKLYHKDFTHSLREAKSE
- the cobI gene encoding precorrin-2 C(20)-methyltransferase; the protein is MCDVNKEVKINRLGTLYGIGIGPGDPELVTLKALKILKMVDIIFAPKASTKSSSIAREIVERLVDAASIEELVFPMTRDKDELHRFWGLSAHRVYSALSSGRDAAFITLGDPLIYSTYSYLLRYLRREDEDLHIVTIPGISAINAAASAMEIPIAEGDERFVIMPLPKEMEELKDALRNFDTVIILKIGKDLERLKNFLMDEGLGESSYFINRIGTDEEYYAKGMSLLKQDASGYLSTMIIRTGT